In one window of Duganella dendranthematis DNA:
- a CDS encoding DUF3369 domain-containing protein, whose amino-acid sequence MTDSNAADDNWLIDEDEDELPASGLGAPDQRLWRVLIVDDDVDVHAVTRLALRNVSFKGRELELFSAYSGREAFEILRDTPDIALVLLDVVMETDDAGLILARRIREELHNAIVRVVLRTGQPGQAPEQRVIIEYDINDYKAKTELTTQKLFTTVISALRAYESLNMLERSRIGLGKILAGATNLYQIHSLREFASGVLNQVSAILDVGSDGVLCLMQGDTGVTTVVAATGHYSALNEAELMPTGHPLWPTIAKAFAEKKSQFEHPANVLFIHTQENREVAISVTPPWPLAQIQRDLLEVFCQRIAAAFDNLYMFGQLRKAQEATVVALADLAEFRDKGTGGHVRRVQLLSSSLAQRLQARGAYPDEVTPQLLEMIGLASILHDVGKVATPDHILLKPGIHTPEERSEMQQHAAVGQTILERASKMVDGVSYLTYGAQIAGGHHEHWDGNGYPNQLKERAIPIAARIVAVVDVFDSLLHERPYKEPWPHTEAVNYIKERAGKQFDPEVVAALLDMIERDPSVGRTPE is encoded by the coding sequence ATGACCGATTCCAACGCCGCAGACGACAACTGGCTGATCGACGAAGACGAAGACGAGCTTCCAGCCAGCGGTCTCGGCGCCCCGGACCAGCGTTTGTGGCGCGTGCTGATCGTTGATGACGATGTCGACGTCCATGCCGTCACCCGGCTGGCGCTGCGCAATGTCAGCTTCAAGGGCCGCGAGCTGGAACTGTTTTCCGCCTACAGCGGGCGCGAAGCGTTCGAAATCCTGCGCGACACGCCGGACATCGCGCTGGTGCTGCTGGACGTGGTGATGGAAACCGACGACGCCGGCCTGATCCTGGCGCGGCGCATCCGCGAAGAGCTGCACAACGCCATCGTGCGGGTGGTGCTGCGCACCGGCCAGCCGGGCCAGGCGCCCGAGCAGCGCGTGATCATCGAATACGACATCAACGACTACAAGGCCAAGACCGAGCTGACCACGCAGAAGCTGTTCACCACGGTGATTTCGGCGCTGCGCGCGTACGAAAGCCTGAACATGCTGGAGCGCAGCCGCATCGGGCTGGGCAAGATCCTGGCCGGCGCCACCAATCTGTACCAGATCCATTCGCTGCGCGAGTTCGCCTCGGGCGTGCTGAACCAGGTGAGCGCGATTCTGGACGTCGGCTCCGACGGCGTGCTGTGCCTGATGCAGGGCGACACCGGCGTCACCACCGTGGTGGCCGCCACCGGCCACTATTCCGCGCTCAACGAGGCCGAGCTGATGCCGACCGGCCATCCGCTGTGGCCGACCATCGCCAAGGCGTTTGCCGAGAAAAAATCGCAGTTCGAGCATCCCGCCAACGTGCTGTTCATCCATACGCAGGAAAACCGCGAGGTGGCGATTTCGGTCACGCCGCCGTGGCCGCTGGCGCAGATCCAGCGCGATCTGCTGGAAGTGTTCTGCCAGCGGATTGCCGCCGCGTTCGACAACCTGTATATGTTCGGCCAGCTGCGCAAGGCGCAGGAAGCCACCGTGGTGGCGCTGGCCGACCTGGCCGAGTTCCGCGACAAGGGCACCGGCGGCCATGTGCGGCGGGTGCAACTGCTGTCGTCGTCGCTGGCGCAGCGGCTGCAGGCGCGCGGCGCCTATCCGGACGAGGTGACGCCGCAGCTGCTGGAAATGATTGGCCTGGCGTCGATCCTGCACGACGTCGGCAAGGTGGCGACGCCGGATCACATCCTGCTCAAGCCCGGCATCCACACGCCGGAAGAGCGCAGCGAGATGCAGCAGCACGCGGCGGTGGGGCAGACCATCCTGGAGCGGGCGTCCAAAATGGTCGACGGCGTCAGCTACCTGACATATGGCGCGCAGATCGCCGGCGGCCACCACGAGCATTGGGATGGCAACGGCTATCCGAATCAGCTGAAGGAGCGGGCGATCCCGATCGCGGCGCGGATCGTGGCGGTGGTGGATGTGTTCGACTCGCTGCTGCACGAGCGCCCGTACAAGGAGCCGTGGCCGCATACCGAAGCGGTCAACTACATCAAGGAGCGCGCCGGCAAGCAGTTCGATCCGGAAGTGGTGGCCGCGCTGCTGGACATGATCGAGCGCGACCCCAGCGTCGGCCGCACCCCAGAATAA
- a CDS encoding EAL domain-containing protein, whose amino-acid sequence MNNRSGRWPTLLFANLALWVVYFLTGRLGLLLALPPGYASPIFLPAGIALAACVVGGARLLPGVALGSLAVNLVYPSLSATGITSADVLGACAPAVGAALQAWAGSTLFGRYIDQTIGSGRDVVRFILLAACVTLVSSTISVSGLMAMGILQRDTVTTDWLAWWMGDTIGILLAAPLTWIVIGRPRALWARRRLLVGLPLVLSAAAFIAIYLQADRWENNQQMQTFRLKAQQTGDLLQAQFSEHERFIYAMAKALNDPRRSINAEDFGNLAHGYLDQRPELMSMAWLTPVAGSERNAFEAWARQHVAPDYAIRERNPAGDFLVSNQRERYFVSTFIEPEFSRVYLGLDFLHDPQRRAALERAIQSGQPTATAPLQLIPGARSTGLLLLQTVYPPSSHRQAVGSLLISMQFDAYLNQALKRSEFPYFLLRFEDTDDDGPHRLVQDTLQRQLQPGDFQRQLHFGGRIYELTLAPTPAYLQQQRGWQSWTVLTCGLLLTGLLGTLMMLISGERARIQAEVKDSTSRLRQREARLQAILNKAADAILTIDSNGALMSANAAAGRLFGYAPEKMATLPLDKLIPVGVGEAAGLDATGLLRMIACGVTHEYELPGWRSDGSEFPLAMSVSEVELPDEHLFVAILHDLTEQHLAQERIHRLAHHDTLTGLANRLSLNLRLEQLLAQTRRSGGMAAVLFIDLDHFKKINDTHGHETGDMLLIAVSQRLQELLREVDTIARLGGDEFIVVTDGAITPDEASNIAVRIVDALTAPYHLNGKTVHSGASVGVAMFPTDGEDAGTLMRHADTAMYAAKSEGRGNFQFFSEEMNSATHERLMLENRLWQALEQNEFELYLQPQIELATQRIIGAEALLRWHHPELGMVGPDRFIPIAEESGLIIPLGDWVLQRACTLLHAWRAPGLSHLRLAVNLSARQCHGPGLLPHLDRMLHSHGIDPALLELEITESAAMQDPERSRALLIELRSRGIKVAIDDFGTGYSSLSYLKLFEIDRIKIDRGFVKDIESDPNDAVIVAATIALAHSLGLEVIAEGVETEAQRDFLRAKQCDEAQGYLFARPMPVAQFEAMVRTAEIPA is encoded by the coding sequence TTGAACAATCGAAGCGGCCGCTGGCCTACCCTGCTGTTCGCCAATCTGGCCCTGTGGGTCGTATATTTCCTCACTGGCCGCCTGGGCCTGCTGCTGGCGCTGCCGCCCGGCTACGCCTCCCCCATCTTCCTGCCCGCCGGAATCGCCCTGGCCGCCTGCGTGGTCGGCGGCGCCCGCCTGCTGCCGGGCGTGGCGCTCGGCTCGCTGGCGGTCAACCTGGTCTACCCCTCGCTCAGCGCCACCGGCATCACCAGCGCCGACGTGCTGGGCGCCTGCGCGCCGGCGGTCGGCGCCGCCCTGCAGGCGTGGGCCGGCAGCACCCTGTTCGGCCGCTACATCGACCAGACCATCGGCTCCGGCCGCGACGTGGTGCGCTTCATCCTGCTGGCGGCGTGCGTCACGCTGGTGTCGAGCACCATCTCGGTGTCCGGCCTGATGGCGATGGGCATCCTGCAACGCGACACCGTCACCACCGACTGGCTGGCGTGGTGGATGGGCGACACCATCGGCATCCTGTTGGCGGCGCCGCTGACCTGGATCGTCATCGGCCGCCCGCGCGCGCTGTGGGCGCGGCGCCGCCTGCTGGTGGGGCTGCCGCTGGTGCTGTCGGCCGCCGCCTTCATCGCCATCTACCTGCAGGCCGACCGCTGGGAAAACAACCAGCAGATGCAGACCTTCCGCCTGAAGGCGCAGCAGACCGGCGACCTGCTGCAAGCGCAATTCAGCGAGCACGAGCGCTTCATCTACGCCATGGCCAAGGCCCTCAACGACCCGCGCCGCAGCATCAACGCCGAAGACTTCGGCAACCTGGCGCACGGCTACCTCGACCAGCGCCCCGAACTGATGTCGATGGCCTGGCTGACGCCGGTGGCCGGCAGTGAACGCAACGCCTTCGAAGCGTGGGCGCGCCAGCACGTCGCCCCCGACTACGCCATCCGCGAACGCAACCCGGCCGGCGATTTCCTGGTGTCCAACCAGCGCGAGCGCTACTTCGTCTCCACCTTCATCGAACCAGAATTCAGCCGCGTCTATCTCGGCCTCGACTTCCTGCACGACCCGCAACGCCGCGCCGCGCTGGAACGCGCCATCCAGTCCGGCCAGCCGACCGCCACCGCGCCGCTGCAACTGATCCCCGGCGCGCGCAGCACCGGCCTGCTGCTGCTGCAAACCGTCTACCCGCCCAGCAGCCACCGGCAAGCAGTCGGCTCGCTGCTGATCTCGATGCAGTTCGACGCCTACCTGAATCAGGCGCTGAAACGCTCCGAGTTCCCCTACTTCCTGCTGCGCTTTGAAGACACCGACGACGACGGCCCGCACCGCCTGGTGCAGGACACGCTGCAACGCCAACTGCAGCCGGGCGACTTCCAGCGCCAGCTGCATTTCGGCGGCCGCATCTACGAACTGACGCTGGCGCCGACCCCGGCCTACCTGCAACAGCAGCGCGGCTGGCAAAGCTGGACCGTGCTGACCTGCGGCCTGCTGCTGACCGGCCTGCTGGGCACCTTGATGATGCTGATCAGCGGCGAACGCGCCCGCATCCAGGCCGAAGTGAAAGACTCCACCTCGCGCCTGCGCCAGCGCGAAGCGCGCCTGCAAGCGATTCTGAACAAGGCGGCCGACGCCATCCTCACCATCGACAGCAACGGCGCGCTGATGTCGGCCAACGCCGCCGCCGGCCGCCTGTTCGGCTACGCCCCCGAGAAGATGGCCACGTTGCCGCTGGACAAGCTGATTCCGGTCGGCGTTGGCGAAGCGGCGGGCCTCGACGCGACCGGCCTGCTGCGCATGATCGCCTGCGGCGTCACCCACGAATACGAACTGCCCGGCTGGCGCAGCGATGGCAGCGAATTCCCGCTGGCGATGTCGGTGTCGGAAGTGGAACTGCCGGACGAGCACCTGTTCGTTGCCATTCTGCACGACCTGACCGAACAGCACCTGGCGCAGGAACGCATCCACCGCCTGGCCCACCACGATACGCTGACCGGGCTGGCCAACCGCCTGTCGCTGAATCTGCGGCTGGAGCAGTTGCTGGCGCAGACGCGCCGCAGCGGCGGCATGGCGGCGGTACTGTTCATCGACCTCGACCACTTCAAGAAAATCAACGACACCCACGGCCACGAAACCGGGGACATGCTGCTGATCGCCGTCTCGCAGCGGCTGCAGGAACTGCTGCGCGAAGTCGACACCATCGCCCGCCTGGGCGGCGACGAATTCATTGTCGTCACCGACGGCGCGATCACGCCGGACGAGGCCTCCAACATCGCCGTGCGCATCGTCGACGCCCTGACCGCGCCGTACCACCTGAACGGCAAGACCGTGCACAGCGGCGCCAGCGTCGGCGTCGCCATGTTCCCGACCGACGGCGAAGACGCCGGCACCCTGATGCGCCACGCCGACACCGCCATGTACGCCGCCAAGAGCGAGGGACGCGGCAACTTCCAGTTCTTCTCGGAAGAAATGAACAGCGCCACCCACGAGCGCCTGATGCTGGAAAACCGCCTGTGGCAGGCGCTGGAGCAGAACGAATTCGAACTATACCTGCAACCGCAGATCGAACTGGCGACGCAGCGCATCATCGGCGCCGAAGCGCTGCTGCGCTGGCACCATCCGGAGCTGGGCATGGTGGGACCGGACCGCTTCATCCCGATCGCCGAGGAATCCGGCCTGATCATTCCGCTGGGCGACTGGGTGCTGCAACGCGCCTGCACGCTACTGCACGCGTGGCGGGCGCCGGGGCTGTCGCATCTGCGGCTGGCGGTCAATCTGTCGGCGCGCCAGTGCCATGGGCCGGGCCTGCTGCCGCACCTGGACCGCATGCTGCACAGCCACGGCATCGACCCGGCCTTGCTGGAATTGGAAATCACCGAATCGGCGGCGATGCAGGACCCGGAACGCAGCCGCGCGCTGCTGATCGAACTGCGTTCGCGCGGCATCAAGGTCGCGATTGACGACTTCGGTACCGGTTACTCATCGCTGAGCTACCTGAAGCTGTTTGAGATCGACCGCATCAAGATCGACCGCGGTTTCGTGAAGGATATCGAGAGCGACCCGAACGACGCCGTCATCGTCGCCGCCACCATTGCGCTGGCGCACTCGCTAGGACTGGAAGTGATTGCCGAAGGCGTAGAAACCGAAGCCCAGCGCGACTTCCTGCGCGCCAAGCAATGCGACGAAGCCCAGGGCTACCTGTTCGCCCGCCCGATGCCGGTCGCGCAATTCGAAGCCATGGTCCGCACCGCCGAAATCCCCGCCTAA
- the tuf gene encoding elongation factor Tu, which produces MAKEKFERTKPHVNVGTIGHVDHGKTTLTAAIATVLSKKFGGEAKAYDQIDAAPEEKARGITINTAHVEYETAARHYAHVDCPGHADYIKNMITGAAQMDGAILVCSAADGPMPQTREHILLARQVGVPYIVVFLNKCDLVDDEELLELVEMEVRELLSKYEFPGDDLPIIKGSARKALDGDTGPLGEQAIMALADALDSYIPTPERAVDGAFLMPVEDVFSISGRGTVVTGRVERGIIKVGEEIEIVGIVDTVKTTCTGVEMFRKLLDQGQAGDNVGLLLRGTKREDVQRGQVLAKPGSIKPHNHFTGEIYVLSKDEGGRHTPFFNNYRPQFYFRTTDVTGSIELPQDKEMVMPGDNVSITVKLINPIAMEEGLRFAIREGGRTVGAGVVAKILA; this is translated from the coding sequence ATGGCAAAAGAGAAATTCGAGCGGACCAAGCCGCACGTTAACGTCGGCACCATCGGCCACGTCGACCACGGCAAGACCACCCTGACCGCTGCGATCGCTACCGTTCTGTCGAAAAAATTCGGCGGCGAAGCTAAAGCTTACGACCAGATCGATGCAGCACCAGAAGAAAAAGCACGCGGCATTACCATCAACACCGCACACGTCGAGTACGAAACCGCCGCACGTCACTACGCTCACGTTGACTGCCCAGGCCACGCCGACTACATCAAAAACATGATTACCGGTGCAGCGCAGATGGACGGCGCGATCCTGGTTTGCTCCGCCGCTGACGGCCCAATGCCACAGACCCGCGAGCACATCCTGCTGGCCCGTCAGGTTGGCGTGCCATACATCGTCGTGTTCCTGAACAAATGCGACCTGGTGGATGACGAAGAGCTGCTGGAACTGGTTGAAATGGAAGTGCGTGAGTTGCTTTCGAAATACGAGTTCCCAGGCGACGACCTGCCAATCATCAAAGGTTCGGCACGTAAAGCACTGGACGGCGACACCGGCCCACTGGGCGAGCAAGCCATCATGGCCCTGGCCGATGCACTGGACAGCTACATCCCTACGCCAGAGCGCGCAGTCGATGGCGCCTTCCTGATGCCAGTGGAGGACGTGTTCTCGATCTCGGGTCGCGGCACCGTGGTAACCGGTCGTGTTGAGCGCGGTATCATCAAAGTCGGCGAAGAGATCGAAATCGTCGGTATCGTTGACACCGTCAAAACCACCTGCACCGGCGTGGAAATGTTCCGCAAACTGCTGGACCAGGGTCAAGCAGGCGACAACGTTGGTCTGCTGCTGCGCGGCACCAAGCGTGAAGACGTGCAACGTGGTCAAGTTCTGGCAAAACCAGGCTCGATCAAGCCGCACAACCACTTCACCGGCGAGATCTACGTGCTGTCGAAAGACGAAGGCGGTCGTCACACTCCGTTCTTCAACAACTATCGTCCACAGTTCTACTTCCGTACGACTGACGTGACCGGTTCGATCGAACTGCCACAGGACAAAGAAATGGTTATGCCAGGCGATAACGTGTCGATCACCGTCAAGCTGATCAACCCGATCGCGATGGAAGAAGGTCTGCGCTTCGCAATCCGCGAAGGTGGCCGTACCGTAGGCGCAGGCGTCGTTGCCAAGATCCTGGCCTAA
- the secE gene encoding preprotein translocase subunit SecE, with protein sequence MSNQSVQTVSTSNDKIKVVLAIAIAIVGVIGFYYLSDKPALVRAGALVAGLAFAVLILWTSSTGRDFLNFAKEAVRETKKVVWPTRREATQITGIVFAFVLVMAVFLWGTDKTLEFLLYDVILGIRK encoded by the coding sequence ATGTCTAATCAATCCGTGCAGACCGTCAGCACGTCGAATGACAAGATTAAGGTTGTACTGGCGATCGCCATTGCAATCGTGGGCGTGATAGGGTTCTATTACCTGTCGGACAAACCAGCTCTGGTACGCGCAGGCGCACTTGTGGCTGGTTTGGCTTTTGCCGTTTTGATCTTGTGGACTTCGTCGACTGGCCGTGATTTCCTGAATTTTGCCAAAGAAGCCGTCCGCGAGACGAAGAAGGTCGTGTGGCCGACCCGTCGCGAGGCGACCCAGATCACGGGCATCGTGTTTGCCTTTGTGCTGGTGATGGCAGTGTTCCTGTGGGGCACGGATAAGACCTTGGAATTCCTGTTGTACGACGTCATTCTGGGCATACGAAAATAA